One genomic segment of Oncorhynchus nerka isolate Pitt River linkage group LG16, Oner_Uvic_2.0, whole genome shotgun sequence includes these proteins:
- the LOC115119223 gene encoding transmembrane protein 100-like produces MGCSSGRQAPGLHSDLDCGSSLPPESPHGGGDLVLPPESLSTLQCLAQATGGTEKSWYRCVFPFGVISLVIGVAGTAVTFMYNTPDLYQTKVVSMVLLVVGVVMLLVAAICWRDHRLKRRKKKEGGFFCSEQGNL; encoded by the coding sequence ATGGGCTGCTCCTCGGGACGCCAGGCCCCAGGGCTTCACTCAGACCTGGACTGTGGCAGCAGCCTACCCCCGGAGTCGCCCCATGGAGGAGGGGACCTGGTCTTACCCCCAGAGTCACTCTCTACGCTGCAGTGTCTGGCCCAGGCCACGGGTGGTACGGAGAAGTCCTGGTACCGCTGTGTGTTTCCGTTTGGGGTGATCTCTTTGGTGATCGGGGTAGCGGGAACGGCAGTCACCTTCATGTATAACACGCCAGACCTGTACCAGACCAAGGTGGTGTCCATGGTGCtgctggtggtgggggtggtcATGCTGCTGGTGGCGGCCATCTGCTGGAGGGACCACAggctgaagaggaggaagaagaaggagggaggtttCTTCTGCTCCGAACAGGGCAACTTGTGA